In the genome of Flexistipes sinusarabici DSM 4947, one region contains:
- a CDS encoding PTS sugar transporter subunit IIA, translated as MVGVILLTHGSLGIELLKTSEMIIGKQDKVDFLSVQSGASLGDLAGDLDRLINKYKDGGVLILTDMFGGSPSNIAMAYLEKSKVDVVTGVNLPMLIKTFSMRKDIKNPQELGRAAIQTGKESIILAGDLMTK; from the coding sequence ATGGTTGGTGTTATACTTTTAACACACGGTTCCTTGGGAATTGAGTTATTAAAAACGAGTGAAATGATAATAGGCAAGCAGGATAAAGTAGATTTCTTATCTGTACAGAGCGGAGCTTCTCTTGGGGATTTGGCAGGAGATCTTGATAGGCTGATTAACAAATATAAAGACGGAGGAGTGCTTATTCTGACGGATATGTTTGGCGGTAGCCCCTCCAATATTGCCATGGCTTATCTGGAGAAAAGCAAAGTGGATGTAGTTACAGGTGTAAACCTGCCTATGCTTATTAAAACTTTCAGCATGAGAAAAGATATCAAAAATCCGCAGGAACTGGGAAGAGCCGCTATACAAACCGGTAAGGAGAGTATAATTCTGGCAGGGGACTTGATGACTAAATGA
- a CDS encoding PTS sugar transporter subunit IIA, with the protein MNLSDYVDEDLVCEVDGSPDKNTVLSDLVEILYDKELLKDKEGAYDALVDREKLGSTGVGEEVAIPHAKLDSIDDVIVLLAISKKGIEFESLDKQPVKVIFLVLASVKKMNLHLKTLARISRLIKSTDFKTRVLSASSKSEILNILNEEEAKL; encoded by the coding sequence ATGAATTTGAGTGATTATGTTGATGAGGATCTTGTATGCGAGGTTGACGGGAGCCCTGATAAGAATACCGTTTTGAGTGACCTCGTGGAAATTCTTTATGATAAGGAATTATTGAAAGACAAAGAGGGTGCATATGACGCCCTCGTGGACAGAGAAAAATTGGGAAGTACCGGCGTGGGGGAAGAAGTTGCCATCCCCCATGCAAAACTTGATTCAATAGATGATGTCATTGTCCTTTTAGCAATTTCAAAAAAAGGGATTGAATTTGAGTCTCTTGATAAGCAGCCGGTAAAGGTTATTTTTCTGGTACTGGCTTCTGTTAAGAAAATGAATCTGCATTTAAAAACACTGGCAAGAATTTCCCGCTTGATTAAATCCACCGATTTCAAAACCAGGGTTTTGAGTGCATCAAGTAAAAGTGAGATTTTGAATATTCTGAATGAAGAGGAAGCTAAATTGTAA
- a CDS encoding HPr family phosphocarrier protein, producing MADTKMSTEIEIVNELGMHARAAANFVKVANKYSSEVTVEKDGVSANGKSIMGVMMLAASKGSKIKVTTEGEDAKESLEALEKLIKDKFGEAK from the coding sequence ATGGCGGATACCAAGATGTCTACAGAGATAGAAATTGTTAATGAGCTGGGCATGCATGCAAGAGCTGCGGCCAATTTCGTGAAAGTGGCCAATAAATACTCGTCCGAGGTTACCGTGGAGAAAGACGGTGTTTCTGCTAACGGTAAAAGTATAATGGGTGTCATGATGCTTGCTGCCTCAAAGGGGTCTAAAATCAAAGTAACCACAGAAGGTGAAGATGCTAAAGAATCTTTGGAGGCATTGGAGAAACTTATTAAAGATAAATTTGGTGAGGCTAAATGA
- a CDS encoding PTS system mannose/fructose/sorbose family transporter subunit IID: MNKGKSFLKSLIFTGNWNYENMQGSGFRYLLEEIDHANDLGMDHNQLSRQTEYFNTHPFLVTFVLGVWFKEFIREGQPDYFKKVYSSALAALGDSFFWHSLRPISFIIAALFGLVHPVLGVVMYLLVFNFFHFIFLYIGFDMGYVLGKEVISWFNRIKFNKWSAYSDFITSFLLGVLLSLGLKEYGMETVTYYFFATCFLLVGFFIAKKLDVLFSLIIAIIACLVMLYVKGG; this comes from the coding sequence TTGAACAAAGGCAAAAGCTTTCTGAAAAGTCTTATTTTTACCGGAAACTGGAACTATGAGAATATGCAGGGCTCCGGATTCAGATATCTTTTGGAAGAAATTGACCATGCAAATGACTTGGGTATGGACCATAATCAGCTGAGCAGACAGACAGAATACTTCAATACCCACCCCTTTTTGGTAACCTTTGTTCTGGGGGTATGGTTCAAAGAGTTTATCAGGGAAGGGCAGCCGGATTACTTTAAGAAGGTTTATTCATCGGCGCTGGCTGCTCTTGGTGACAGTTTTTTCTGGCATTCACTGCGCCCTATCTCTTTTATAATTGCAGCTTTGTTCGGATTGGTACACCCCGTTTTGGGTGTTGTAATGTATCTTTTGGTGTTTAACTTTTTCCATTTTATTTTTCTATATATCGGTTTTGATATGGGGTATGTTTTAGGCAAGGAAGTTATTTCATGGTTTAACAGAATTAAGTTTAACAAATGGTCGGCTTATTCCGACTTCATAACCTCTTTTCTTCTTGGGGTACTTCTTTCGCTGGGGCTTAAGGAATATGGTATGGAGACTGTAACCTACTATTTCTTTGCCACCTGTTTCCTGCTGGTCGGTTTTTTTATTGCTAAAAAACTGGATGTTTTGTTCAGTCTTATAATAGCAATAATAGCTTGTTTAGTTATGCTGTATGTAAAGGGGGGTTGA
- the hpf gene encoding ribosome hibernation-promoting factor, HPF/YfiA family, giving the protein MHIQITAKNIDLTDAIRSYVNKKIGKVKKYFDQVIEVHVVLEVQKNLHIAEVLVNAKGVFLKGLEKSEDLYASIDLAVDKIERQLVKYKEKIQSKKLMNKDFEEPFKLNVIETGSLDTDNPVTVISKQIPVKPMDVEEAVMQMDLLNKNFFVFRNADSSEVNVVYKRDDGNIGLIEP; this is encoded by the coding sequence ATGCACATTCAAATTACGGCGAAAAATATTGATCTGACCGATGCCATAAGGTCTTATGTGAATAAGAAGATTGGTAAAGTGAAAAAGTATTTCGATCAGGTTATAGAGGTTCATGTGGTGCTTGAAGTACAGAAAAATCTTCATATTGCTGAAGTACTTGTAAATGCAAAGGGTGTTTTTCTGAAAGGTCTGGAAAAATCGGAAGATCTGTATGCTTCCATCGATCTGGCTGTTGATAAGATTGAAAGGCAGCTGGTGAAGTACAAAGAGAAAATTCAAAGTAAAAAGCTGATGAACAAAGACTTTGAAGAACCCTTCAAGCTTAATGTCATAGAAACCGGCAGCCTTGATACTGATAATCCCGTAACTGTAATATCGAAACAGATACCTGTGAAACCCATGGATGTGGAAGAGGCTGTTATGCAGATGGATTTGTTAAATAAAAACTTTTTTGTTTTCAGAAATGCAGACAGCTCTGAAGTAAACGTAGTATACAAAAGAGATGACGGAAATATCGGATTAATTGAGCCATAA
- a CDS encoding PTS sugar transporter subunit IIC, with the protein MNYIALLLLAGFSSVDRNAAFHIMLSRPLVLSTIIGLLFGNVYLCFLSGLLIELFGNIDVPVGTKISKDDTFMAYSMGILVSFGIIQTLSDYLLGLLLVIIFVFPVTYVDMLTRKWNQHMLDRYLKYRIYKSPFGILIKGITVAFVKGVVFYNIFCLVAAFILVRIEDYLSIQGEITAYIFLIASFLAGYLIRFLSFKSVYKYIVFSLGLLLGWLVI; encoded by the coding sequence GTGAATTATATTGCTTTGCTGCTCCTCGCCGGTTTTTCTTCTGTAGACAGGAATGCGGCATTTCACATTATGCTTTCAAGGCCGCTGGTACTATCTACAATCATAGGTCTGTTGTTCGGCAATGTGTATCTGTGTTTTCTTTCCGGACTGCTTATAGAGTTGTTCGGAAATATTGATGTTCCTGTGGGAACGAAAATATCCAAAGATGACACATTCATGGCATATTCCATGGGCATTCTTGTAAGTTTCGGAATAATTCAGACGTTGAGTGACTATCTTCTGGGCCTATTGTTGGTAATCATTTTTGTTTTTCCTGTTACATACGTGGATATGCTTACGAGAAAGTGGAATCAGCACATGCTTGATAGATATCTTAAATACAGAATCTACAAATCCCCTTTTGGGATTTTAATTAAAGGTATAACTGTAGCTTTTGTAAAAGGTGTGGTGTTTTACAACATTTTTTGTCTCGTTGCTGCTTTTATCCTTGTACGTATTGAAGATTATTTGAGTATACAGGGGGAAATAACGGCCTATATTTTTCTCATAGCATCTTTTCTGGCAGGTTATCTTATAAGATTTTTGAGCTTTAAGAGTGTATATAAATATATTGTTTTTTCATTGGGGTTGCTTTTAGGATGGTTGGTCATTTGA
- the rapZ gene encoding RNase adapter RapZ yields the protein MPNISVVVLTGLSGAGKSVAANALEDIGFYTIDNLPLVIIEKFVDIIFDFNVEINKIALVIDSRSKDFEKIYEIIKLLKDKYYAEVVFLTSDNQTIINRYKETRRKHPMGDDLPEAIKSEKEGMSAVKDLSDVVLDTSDYNVHQLSAVIEDYFKDATASSIYITVQSFGFKYGIPAESDLVLDVRFLKNPHFVKEFRDLTGVDTRVRDYIFKDKRTKEMLKKIKPLFDFLLPNYVTEGKKFLTVSIGCTGGKHRSVAIVEEIGKYLEKKHKNKIYIKHRDIDRS from the coding sequence TTGCCGAATATCTCAGTGGTTGTTTTGACAGGATTGTCAGGTGCCGGCAAATCTGTGGCGGCGAATGCCCTTGAAGATATTGGCTTTTATACGATAGATAATCTGCCTCTGGTGATTATAGAAAAGTTTGTTGATATTATTTTTGACTTTAACGTTGAAATAAACAAAATTGCTCTTGTTATTGACTCCAGAAGCAAGGATTTTGAAAAAATATATGAAATCATCAAGCTGCTTAAAGATAAATATTATGCTGAAGTGGTCTTTTTAACTTCGGATAATCAGACAATCATAAATCGATATAAAGAAACCAGACGAAAGCATCCTATGGGCGATGATTTGCCGGAAGCCATTAAAAGTGAAAAGGAAGGGATGTCAGCTGTTAAAGATCTTTCCGATGTAGTGCTGGATACTTCAGATTATAATGTGCATCAGCTCTCAGCTGTTATAGAGGATTATTTTAAAGATGCCACCGCTTCCTCTATTTATATAACCGTTCAATCGTTTGGCTTTAAATACGGGATACCTGCTGAATCCGATCTTGTTCTGGATGTAAGGTTCTTGAAAAACCCTCATTTTGTTAAAGAATTCAGAGATTTGACGGGGGTTGATACCAGGGTCAGAGACTATATATTCAAAGATAAAAGGACAAAGGAGATGCTGAAGAAGATTAAACCGTTATTTGATTTTCTTCTGCCTAATTATGTAACGGAAGGTAAAAAATTTTTAACAGTATCTATAGGTTGTACCGGCGGGAAGCACAGGTCTGTGGCTATTGTTGAGGAAATTGGGAAATACCTGGAGAAAAAACATAAGAATAAAATTTATATAAAACACAGAGATATTGACAGGAGTTGA
- a CDS encoding KdsC family phosphatase: MIKILIMDVDGVLSDGKIIYDETGKEIKNFDVKDGFGINMARKAGLQLCIISGRKSKVTEMRARELLIDDVYQGVEDKLDTFKKVMHIKNLLPEEAAFIGDDLNDIRLMNAVGFSAAVADASEETRKAAKIVLENKGGSGAVREFVEKILKLNGLWEKTLSLYY, from the coding sequence ATGATAAAGATTCTGATTATGGATGTGGACGGAGTTCTCAGCGACGGGAAAATTATATATGATGAGACCGGCAAAGAGATAAAAAATTTTGATGTAAAAGACGGTTTTGGGATAAATATGGCAAGAAAAGCCGGGTTGCAGTTGTGTATTATTTCCGGCAGGAAGTCAAAAGTTACTGAAATGAGAGCCAGAGAGCTGCTGATCGATGATGTCTATCAAGGGGTTGAAGATAAACTGGATACATTTAAAAAAGTAATGCACATTAAAAACTTACTTCCTGAAGAGGCCGCATTTATAGGTGATGATCTGAACGATATCAGGTTGATGAATGCCGTGGGTTTTTCAGCTGCAGTTGCTGATGCATCAGAAGAAACCAGGAAAGCAGCGAAAATTGTGCTGGAAAATAAAGGCGGCAGCGGTGCAGTGAGGGAATTCGTTGAAAAAATATTAAAGTTAAATGGTTTATGGGAAAAAACGTTAAGCTTGTATTATTGA
- the lptB gene encoding LPS export ABC transporter ATP-binding protein, whose product MSIQANHLKKSYKKRTVVDNVTLKVDKGEIVGLLGPNGAGKTTTFYMIVGIVKSDEGSVVLNDSDITHDAIHKRAKRGIGYLPQEPSVFRKLKVYENIAAAIQLKFPSKTKTRSGKRMIRERVEKLIEDFGLEKVVDSYGYSLSGGERRRVEIARCMSIDPEFILLDEPFAGIDPISVADIQNMIFKLKEMGIGVLITDHNVRETLKITDRGYIIYEGNVLTEGVPEEIISHREVINRYLGEGFYL is encoded by the coding sequence TTGTCAATACAGGCAAACCATCTGAAAAAGAGCTACAAGAAAAGGACGGTAGTAGATAACGTAACATTAAAAGTCGACAAAGGCGAAATTGTCGGCCTGCTCGGCCCGAACGGTGCAGGCAAAACAACCACTTTTTACATGATAGTGGGTATTGTTAAATCTGATGAAGGCAGCGTAGTTCTGAATGACTCCGATATTACCCATGACGCAATTCATAAGAGAGCAAAAAGAGGAATAGGATATCTCCCCCAGGAGCCATCAGTTTTTCGTAAACTTAAGGTATATGAAAATATAGCTGCAGCTATTCAGCTTAAATTTCCTTCAAAAACCAAAACAAGATCCGGTAAAAGAATGATCAGAGAAAGAGTTGAGAAACTAATCGAAGACTTCGGGCTTGAAAAAGTAGTTGATTCTTACGGGTATTCACTCAGCGGCGGAGAACGCAGAAGAGTTGAAATTGCAAGGTGTATGAGTATTGATCCTGAATTCATTTTGCTGGATGAGCCGTTTGCAGGTATTGACCCGATATCTGTAGCTGATATACAGAATATGATATTTAAACTAAAAGAGATGGGAATAGGTGTTCTTATTACTGATCATAATGTAAGAGAAACTTTAAAAATTACAGACAGAGGCTATATTATATATGAAGGTAATGTTCTTACAGAGGGCGTTCCTGAAGAAATAATAAGCCATAGGGAAGTTATTAACAGGTATCTTGGCGAAGGGTTTTATTTATAA
- the rpoN gene encoding RNA polymerase factor sigma-54, whose translation MGLTLENKLSQKLMITPQMKQSLNLLQMPVVELLQEVNSILEDNPVIEEMESKQEEEYFEKDEFLEDLKKVEWDDYFQNDEWYYLPRDDEEVNFEKFVSSNENLYEHLLFQLTISDVSKEVKRAGEYIIGNITENGYFTLDPSVVADEINIGVDVVNEALSVIREFDPTGIAQTNLKDCILKQLHSFDINPNDIDFIAEILDNYEEEIIIGDFNKVAETLSIDMESLEKLFGYIKMTDPKPGLKFSSAARYVVPDVYIVERDGFFDVVLNEEGFPPIKLNSYYVKLLKNDSLDSNTREYVEEKVKNALWLLKSLNQRKKAIQRVVEEIVKKQYDFLKKGKEFLKPLKLKDIAEATGLHESTVSRVTSGKYAMCTHGVLELRSFFIKGIESENGEISTMNIKMQIRELTENEPKEKPYSDQKIVEILTKKGIKIARRTVAKYRESMNIPARSERKRNRR comes from the coding sequence ATGGGTCTGACGCTTGAAAACAAGCTTTCACAGAAATTAATGATTACTCCTCAAATGAAGCAGTCGTTAAATCTGCTTCAGATGCCTGTTGTGGAGCTTCTGCAGGAAGTTAACAGTATTCTGGAAGATAATCCTGTTATTGAGGAAATGGAAAGCAAACAGGAAGAAGAATATTTTGAAAAAGATGAATTCCTTGAAGACTTGAAAAAGGTTGAATGGGATGATTATTTTCAAAACGATGAATGGTATTATTTGCCACGTGATGATGAAGAGGTAAATTTTGAAAAATTTGTAAGCAGCAATGAAAATCTATATGAGCATTTGTTGTTTCAGCTCACCATTTCGGATGTCAGTAAAGAAGTGAAACGAGCAGGGGAATATATTATAGGGAATATTACGGAAAATGGTTATTTTACGCTGGACCCATCTGTTGTTGCAGACGAGATAAATATTGGTGTGGATGTTGTAAATGAAGCACTAAGTGTAATCAGGGAGTTTGATCCGACAGGGATAGCCCAGACAAATCTTAAGGACTGTATTTTGAAGCAACTTCACAGTTTCGATATTAATCCTAACGATATAGATTTCATTGCAGAGATACTGGACAATTATGAGGAAGAAATAATTATAGGCGATTTTAATAAGGTTGCTGAGACTTTGTCTATTGATATGGAAAGTCTTGAAAAGCTTTTTGGATATATTAAAATGACAGATCCCAAGCCGGGGTTAAAGTTTTCTTCTGCTGCAAGATATGTGGTTCCCGATGTGTATATTGTGGAAAGAGACGGTTTTTTTGATGTTGTTTTGAATGAAGAGGGGTTTCCTCCCATAAAGCTGAACAGCTATTATGTTAAGTTGCTCAAGAATGACAGCCTTGACAGCAATACCAGGGAATATGTGGAAGAGAAGGTAAAAAATGCACTTTGGCTGCTGAAAAGTCTCAATCAGCGTAAAAAAGCTATTCAGAGAGTGGTGGAGGAAATTGTAAAAAAACAGTATGATTTTCTTAAAAAAGGGAAGGAATTTCTGAAACCGCTGAAGCTTAAAGATATCGCAGAGGCCACCGGTTTGCATGAATCCACAGTCAGCAGAGTCACATCAGGAAAATATGCCATGTGCACACATGGGGTTCTTGAATTGCGCTCCTTTTTTATTAAAGGGATCGAATCGGAAAATGGTGAAATTTCTACAATGAACATAAAAATGCAGATCAGGGAACTCACAGAGAATGAGCCGAAAGAAAAACCGTACAGTGATCAAAAAATTGTGGAAATTTTAACAAAAAAGGGTATAAAGATTGCAAGGAGAACTGTGGCTAAATACAGGGAAAGTATGAACATCCCTGCTAGATCAGAAAGAAAAAGGAATAGGAGGTAA
- a CDS encoding LPS export ABC transporter periplasmic protein LptC, with protein MGKNVKLVLLIMFLLIILLSVVYYSTRDDKNKLEKIDIAKNNLVIKNFDLSKNLTDSQGFYRVTAAIAKFDKDMGKSELDNCSIEYKTDNTSATFHAAECTYWVDKKIVLEGSVNGQINSVKINTDDNGVFNYYFDNASGIIKNGVEVHGNNIIITSEKALMSRSNRTIEFIDNVEVDYAY; from the coding sequence ATGGGAAAAAACGTTAAGCTTGTATTATTGATTATGTTCTTATTAATTATTCTTTTATCGGTTGTCTATTATTCAACCCGGGATGATAAAAATAAGCTTGAAAAGATTGATATTGCAAAGAATAATTTGGTAATAAAGAATTTCGATCTCAGCAAAAATCTGACGGACAGCCAGGGTTTTTACAGAGTGACAGCGGCCATCGCAAAGTTTGATAAAGATATGGGGAAATCAGAACTTGATAACTGCTCTATAGAATATAAAACAGATAATACATCTGCAACGTTTCATGCTGCAGAATGTACATATTGGGTGGATAAAAAAATTGTGTTAGAAGGTAGTGTAAATGGTCAAATAAACAGTGTAAAAATAAATACAGATGATAACGGCGTATTTAATTACTACTTTGACAATGCTTCAGGAATTATTAAAAACGGTGTGGAAGTTCATGGAAACAATATTATTATTACTTCCGAAAAGGCATTAATGTCCAGGTCTAACCGCACTATTGAATTTATAGACAATGTAGAGGTTGATTATGCATATTAA
- the hprK gene encoding HPr(Ser) kinase/phosphatase yields MNKVAVSELLGDDAKHLKLELLYGKAWLDSKFISSFRIQKPGLGLAGYTDHIHGGRVQILGNTEISYLQTLNRDDRYFSISELCKKDIACFVVTKNLKVPSELLTCVKKHNIPLMRTALVSSEAITKISDFLEYKLAPETVIHGVLMDVYGVGVLIIGRSGIGKSECALELIKRGHRLAADDAVHIIRKQDFLIGASNDLLHYHIELRGLGILNVKDMYGVNAIRVRKKVELVVNFVDWNSEESYERTGLDNKFFEILGIHLPIIMLPVSPGRNMAVIVESAAKNQLLKYMGYDAAREFENKLNKKLKESENIESDSFFDSKGVE; encoded by the coding sequence ATGAACAAAGTCGCCGTATCTGAATTACTGGGAGATGATGCGAAACATCTCAAACTGGAGTTGCTGTACGGCAAAGCCTGGCTGGATTCGAAATTTATAAGCAGTTTTCGAATTCAAAAGCCCGGGCTTGGCCTGGCAGGCTATACCGATCATATACACGGCGGCAGAGTCCAGATATTAGGCAATACGGAGATATCTTATCTCCAAACGCTCAACAGGGATGACAGATATTTTTCCATATCAGAGCTTTGTAAAAAAGACATTGCCTGTTTTGTAGTCACAAAAAATCTTAAAGTTCCTTCTGAACTTTTAACATGTGTAAAAAAACATAATATTCCGCTTATGAGAACAGCTTTGGTTAGCTCTGAAGCAATAACAAAAATATCTGACTTTCTGGAATATAAACTTGCACCGGAAACAGTAATTCATGGTGTTCTGATGGATGTTTACGGTGTGGGCGTACTGATAATAGGGCGCAGCGGCATAGGCAAAAGTGAATGTGCATTGGAATTAATCAAAAGAGGTCATAGATTAGCGGCGGATGATGCTGTTCATATCATAAGAAAACAGGACTTTTTGATAGGAGCAAGTAACGACCTTTTACATTACCATATTGAATTAAGAGGTCTGGGTATACTGAACGTAAAGGATATGTACGGTGTGAATGCAATAAGAGTGAGGAAAAAGGTGGAGCTTGTTGTAAATTTTGTAGACTGGAACAGTGAGGAAAGCTATGAAAGAACAGGCCTTGATAATAAATTTTTTGAAATTCTGGGTATTCATCTTCCTATAATAATGCTTCCTGTTTCGCCGGGACGTAATATGGCCGTTATTGTTGAATCAGCCGCCAAAAATCAGCTTTTAAAGTACATGGGGTATGATGCTGCCCGGGAATTTGAGAATAAACTCAACAAAAAGCTAAAGGAAAGCGAGAATATCGAATCCGACAGTTTTTTTGACAGCAAAGGGGTTGAATAA
- a CDS encoding PTS system mannose/fructose/N-acetylgalactosamine-transporter subunit IIB has translation MNKKIIFRVDDRLIHGQVIEGWIKYYKINDIIIVSDRICSDDLQKMIYSSILPANCTLNFYGVDDFTKNYREISTTKNSLLILFESVNDLYRVRDILDESIFINIGCVASREHKIEITDTVFLDKEEVLKLSELRDRFNIYVKKLPWETAVEIKNFINLIED, from the coding sequence ATGAATAAGAAAATTATATTCAGAGTGGACGACAGGCTTATACACGGGCAGGTTATAGAAGGATGGATAAAATATTACAAAATTAATGATATTATAATTGTGAGTGACAGAATATGTTCCGATGATCTTCAAAAAATGATTTATTCAAGTATACTTCCTGCCAACTGCACACTTAATTTTTACGGTGTGGATGATTTTACCAAAAATTATCGGGAAATTTCTACTACAAAGAACAGTCTGCTTATTTTGTTTGAATCGGTGAATGATCTCTACAGAGTGCGTGATATACTTGATGAAAGCATATTTATTAATATAGGGTGTGTTGCTTCGAGAGAACATAAAATTGAAATTACGGATACAGTTTTTCTCGACAAAGAAGAAGTGTTGAAACTAAGCGAGCTTCGTGACAGGTTCAATATCTATGTAAAAAAGCTGCCATGGGAGACAGCTGTTGAAATTAAAAATTTTATAAATCTTATAGAGGATTAA
- the lptA gene encoding lipopolysaccharide transport periplasmic protein LptA, producing MHIKKLSVLFFIIVCISVAGAAQNKVKIESDSLKYFGNRNVSYFSGNVFVKSDNLTMHSDNMSVYFNDNREPEKIVAQGNVSITKQELYALSNKAEMLMNENVIKLSGDVRVWQGENYLEGQQVIIYNDENRIEVKKSDKSRVKIIFYPDQKGKSIVNTGKPSEKELQEKDGSR from the coding sequence ATGCATATTAAGAAATTATCTGTATTATTTTTTATTATTGTCTGTATCTCTGTTGCAGGTGCAGCTCAAAACAAGGTTAAGATTGAGTCCGATTCTCTAAAGTATTTCGGTAATAGGAATGTATCGTACTTCAGTGGTAATGTGTTTGTAAAAAGTGATAATCTGACAATGCATTCGGATAATATGAGTGTTTACTTCAATGATAACAGAGAACCGGAAAAGATAGTTGCACAAGGTAACGTAAGTATCACTAAACAGGAGTTGTACGCATTGTCCAATAAAGCTGAAATGCTGATGAATGAGAATGTGATAAAACTGTCCGGAGATGTCAGAGTCTGGCAGGGGGAAAATTATCTTGAAGGTCAACAGGTAATCATATACAATGATGAAAATCGGATTGAAGTGAAAAAAAGTGACAAGAGCAGAGTAAAAATTATTTTCTATCCGGATCAAAAGGGGAAATCTATTGTCAATACAGGCAAACCATCTGAAAAAGAGCTACAAGAAAAGGACGGTAGTAGATAA
- a CDS encoding KpsF/GutQ family sugar-phosphate isomerase gives MKIKEIAQKTLRIEADAIYRLADRINDDFERAVEILMSCKSRVVVTGMGKSGIIGKKIAATLSSTGTPSLFLHPAEGVHGDLGMLMKGDVVIAISNSGETEEIVSILPIIKRFNVPIVSLVGRMDSTLARRSTCAIDASVEKEACPLNLAPTASTTVALAIGDALAVALLEKRGFKEEDFAVFHPSGSLGKKLLLKVGDLYHTGEEVPVINENELISKAVIEMSSKGFGCTSVVDNDGKLVGIITDGDLRRSLEKYQNIFDKPVYQLATKNPKTISPDALAAKALQIMEEFSITTILTVDDNKHPTGIIHLHDILSAGIV, from the coding sequence ATGAAAATTAAAGAAATTGCTCAGAAAACGTTAAGAATAGAAGCAGATGCCATCTATCGCCTTGCTGACAGGATTAATGATGATTTTGAGAGGGCAGTGGAAATACTGATGAGCTGCAAAAGCCGTGTTGTTGTAACAGGAATGGGCAAGTCCGGTATAATAGGGAAAAAAATTGCCGCCACTTTATCTTCCACCGGCACCCCATCGCTGTTTCTGCACCCGGCTGAGGGTGTTCACGGAGATTTGGGGATGCTTATGAAGGGTGATGTTGTCATTGCTATCTCCAACAGCGGCGAAACCGAGGAAATTGTTTCAATACTTCCCATTATAAAACGGTTTAACGTTCCAATAGTTTCCCTTGTTGGCAGAATGGATTCCACTTTGGCAAGACGGAGTACCTGTGCAATTGATGCTTCTGTAGAGAAGGAAGCCTGTCCGCTTAACCTTGCTCCCACTGCAAGCACAACCGTTGCGTTGGCAATCGGGGATGCTCTTGCTGTTGCCCTGCTTGAAAAACGAGGATTTAAAGAAGAAGATTTTGCCGTATTCCATCCTTCCGGCTCTCTCGGGAAAAAGCTTCTGTTAAAAGTTGGTGACTTATACCATACAGGGGAGGAAGTCCCGGTTATCAATGAGAATGAACTTATTTCAAAAGCTGTAATCGAGATGAGCAGCAAAGGTTTTGGCTGCACATCAGTGGTTGATAATGACGGGAAACTTGTTGGAATTATTACTGACGGTGATTTAAGGCGTTCCCTGGAAAAATACCAAAACATTTTTGATAAACCTGTTTACCAGCTGGCAACGAAAAACCCCAAAACGATTTCTCCGGATGCTCTGGCGGCAAAAGCACTGCAGATTATGGAGGAATTTTCAATTACCACAATTTTGACGGTTGATGATAATAAGCACCCGACGGGTATTATACATTTACACGATATTCTGAGTGCAGGGATTGTGTGA